In a genomic window of Helianthus annuus cultivar XRQ/B chromosome 10, HanXRQr2.0-SUNRISE, whole genome shotgun sequence:
- the LOC110882511 gene encoding O-acyltransferase WSD1 isoform X1 encodes MFQEYKEEPLTPAGRLFIQPETNISVICCLGTHEPLRIDAIKSVIADSMLAKHPRLSSILVVDKNGHEYWRKTEIDMNRHIIFHNDPIEGAKDDQDAANILMADLAVSVPFETDKPLWELHLLISHKCAVIRAHHALGDGVSLLSFFLAMCRKADDPEKMPSMNPVVVTRSNGGGEAIGGILWRLLKLVWFTVVFVVDFIARVLWVRDETTVVSGGAGVELWPRKLVTARFLIDDMKIVKKYIPNTTINDVLFGIISYGLSKYLDNRSSKPLREGLRMSGVAMVNLRPQRGYQDLEELMRDPKAGWGNKFGMLVLPTYYHKSGSDPLEYLRRAKAMIDQKKSSLESFFSYKFGYLIMSILGAKYASLLNYRILCNTTFTISNVVGPKEKLTFAGHPVDYIKTTSSSLPHAITMHMVSYAGTAYMQILVAKDLVHDPEVLAKCLEDAMLEMKEAALPKIKRK; translated from the exons ATGTtccaggagtacaaagaagaacCTCTAACACCGGCCGGCCGGTTGTTTATCCAACCGGAGACAAACATCTCCGTCATTTGCTGTTTAGGCACTCATGAACCTCTCCGAATCGATGCCATCAAATCCGTTATCGCGGATTCGATGCTAGCAAAGCACCCTCGGTTATCCAGCATTCTGGTCGTCGATAAAAACGGCCACGAATACTGGCGAAAAACCGAGATCGACATGAACCGACATATCATCTTCCACAATGATCCCATTGAAGGGGCCAAAGATGACCAAGATGCAGCCAATATTCTCATGGCTGATCTTGCTGTGTCGGTTCCATTTGAAACCGACAAGCCTTTGTGGGAACTTCATTTGTTGATTTCTCATAAATGTGCCGTCATTCGAGCGCATCATGCGCTTGGTGACGGTGTTTCCTTGCTATCTTTTTTCTTGGCAATGTGTCGAAAAGCCGACGATCCGGAGAAAATGCCGAGCATGAATCCGGTTGTTGTTACTAGAAGCAACGGTGGTGGGGAGGCCATTGGAGGGATATTGTGGAGGTTGTTGAAGTTGGTGTGGTTCACGGTGGTGTTTGTGGTGGATTTTATAGCTAGGGTTTTGTGGGTTCGGGATGAGACGACGGTGGTTAGTGGCGGAGCTGGGGTGGAGCTTTGGCCAAGGAAGTTGGTGACCGCAAGGTTTTTGATTGACGACATGAAGATTGTCAAGAAATACATCCCGAATACA ACAATAAATGACGTTCTGTTTGGCATAATTTCATATGGGTTATCAAAATATCTGGACAATCGATCTTCAAAAC CTTTACGTGAAGGTTTGCGAATGAGTGGAGTAGCCATGGTCAATCTACGACCGCAACGAGGATACCAG GATCTGGAAGAGTTGATGAGGGATCCAAAAGCAGGGTGGGGAAACAAATTTGGTATGTTGGTGTTGCCCACATACTACCACAAAAGTGGGTCGGATCCATTGGAATATTTGAGGAGGGCAAAGGCCATGATTGACCAGAAAAAGTCCTCTTTAGAGAGCTTTTTTTCCTACAAATTTGGTTACTTGATCATGTCCATCCTGGGTGCAAAG TATGCAAGCCTATTAAATTACAGAATTCTATGCAACACAACGTTTACAATTTCAAACGTTGTTGGTCCAAAAGAAAAACTTACGTTCGCAGGCCATCCCGTGGACTACATCAAAACAACCTCATCAAGCTTACCACAT GCGATTACAATGCACATGGTGAGCTATGCAGGAACAGCCTACATGCAGATCCTGGTGGCAAAGGATCTTGTTCATGACCCTGAAGTTTTAGCCAAATGTTTGGAAGACGCAATGCTCGAGATGAAAGAAGCAGCGTTGCCCAAGATCAAGAGAAAGTAA
- the LOC110882511 gene encoding O-acyltransferase WSD1 isoform X2: protein MFQEYKEEPLTPAGRLFIQPETNISVICCLGTHEPLRIDAIKSVIADSMLAKHPRLSSILVVDKNGHEYWRKTEIDMNRHIIFHNDPIEGAKDDQDAANILMADLAVSVPFETDKPLWELHLLISHKCAVIRAHHALGDGVSLLSFFLAMCRKADDPEKMPSMNPVVVTRSNGGGEAIGGILWRLLKLVWFTVVFVVDFIARVLWVRDETTVVSGGAGVELWPRKLVTARFLIDDMKIVKKYIPNTDLEELMRDPKAGWGNKFGMLVLPTYYHKSGSDPLEYLRRAKAMIDQKKSSLESFFSYKFGYLIMSILGAKYASLLNYRILCNTTFTISNVVGPKEKLTFAGHPVDYIKTTSSSLPHAITMHMVSYAGTAYMQILVAKDLVHDPEVLAKCLEDAMLEMKEAALPKIKRK, encoded by the exons ATGTtccaggagtacaaagaagaacCTCTAACACCGGCCGGCCGGTTGTTTATCCAACCGGAGACAAACATCTCCGTCATTTGCTGTTTAGGCACTCATGAACCTCTCCGAATCGATGCCATCAAATCCGTTATCGCGGATTCGATGCTAGCAAAGCACCCTCGGTTATCCAGCATTCTGGTCGTCGATAAAAACGGCCACGAATACTGGCGAAAAACCGAGATCGACATGAACCGACATATCATCTTCCACAATGATCCCATTGAAGGGGCCAAAGATGACCAAGATGCAGCCAATATTCTCATGGCTGATCTTGCTGTGTCGGTTCCATTTGAAACCGACAAGCCTTTGTGGGAACTTCATTTGTTGATTTCTCATAAATGTGCCGTCATTCGAGCGCATCATGCGCTTGGTGACGGTGTTTCCTTGCTATCTTTTTTCTTGGCAATGTGTCGAAAAGCCGACGATCCGGAGAAAATGCCGAGCATGAATCCGGTTGTTGTTACTAGAAGCAACGGTGGTGGGGAGGCCATTGGAGGGATATTGTGGAGGTTGTTGAAGTTGGTGTGGTTCACGGTGGTGTTTGTGGTGGATTTTATAGCTAGGGTTTTGTGGGTTCGGGATGAGACGACGGTGGTTAGTGGCGGAGCTGGGGTGGAGCTTTGGCCAAGGAAGTTGGTGACCGCAAGGTTTTTGATTGACGACATGAAGATTGTCAAGAAATACATCCCGAATACA GATCTGGAAGAGTTGATGAGGGATCCAAAAGCAGGGTGGGGAAACAAATTTGGTATGTTGGTGTTGCCCACATACTACCACAAAAGTGGGTCGGATCCATTGGAATATTTGAGGAGGGCAAAGGCCATGATTGACCAGAAAAAGTCCTCTTTAGAGAGCTTTTTTTCCTACAAATTTGGTTACTTGATCATGTCCATCCTGGGTGCAAAG TATGCAAGCCTATTAAATTACAGAATTCTATGCAACACAACGTTTACAATTTCAAACGTTGTTGGTCCAAAAGAAAAACTTACGTTCGCAGGCCATCCCGTGGACTACATCAAAACAACCTCATCAAGCTTACCACAT GCGATTACAATGCACATGGTGAGCTATGCAGGAACAGCCTACATGCAGATCCTGGTGGCAAAGGATCTTGTTCATGACCCTGAAGTTTTAGCCAAATGTTTGGAAGACGCAATGCTCGAGATGAAAGAAGCAGCGTTGCCCAAGATCAAGAGAAAGTAA